The following coding sequences are from one Helicoverpa armigera isolate CAAS_96S chromosome 2, ASM3070526v1, whole genome shotgun sequence window:
- the LOC110377236 gene encoding DNA polymerase subunit gamma-2, mitochondrial, producing the protein MNTEIKKLFQMKQFFTILHSQDNSIKFKLREPSQLLIKNIHNDWLQYNHIKSGKHHMPVFLNDLRHKLEHNPSAFGIVKQDLLDYKKDRGLELKYKNWDLGKKSLLALELIVPQHYGMQYLIQWQRYRKYWWSSISTTPSLFSTNELKYDGNSGNVDIVAQFPKGDRLVESLSFEANAANKTCTLGCTIHLEHALFVLLLDGLNSSNREDYLRLHRKIAPYKISIALNIGKESINGGPLCKLASYLYQRLETNNISTWLPDFSLPLDMQIKEGLRMGVTYTAILEENTLKFGLLTLMNSSTTLTEQAHIADLCKYAALISGSQKEVDCLK; encoded by the exons ATGAACACTGAAatcaaaaaattgtttcaaatgaAACAGTTCTTCACAATCTTACACTCACAGGATAACAGTATCAAATTTAAATTGAGAGAACCTAGtcaattgttaataaaaaatattcataatgaCTGGCTTCAGTACAACCATATAAAATCTGGTAAACATCATATGCCTGTCTTCCTAAATGACTTAAGACACAAATTAGAACATAATCCATCAGCATTTGGTATTGTTAAACAAGACTTGCTGGATTATAAGAAAGATAGAGGCTTAgaactaaaatacaaaaactgGGATTTAGGAAAAAAATCTTTACTAGCATTAGAACTTATTGTGCCTCAACATTATGGTATGCAGTACCTCATTCAATGGCAAAGATATAGAAAATACTGGTGGAGTAGT ATATCAACAACACCAAGTTTATTCTCTACAAATGAACTTAAGTATGATGGCAATTCTGGTAATGTTGATATAGTGGCACAGTTCCCCAAAGGTGATCGGCTTGTAGAAAGCCTCTCTTTTGAAGCTAACGCTGCT AACAAAACTTGTACTTTGGGCTGTACTATACACTTGGAGCATGCATTATTTGTTCTTCTTCTGGATGGATTAAACAGCAGTAACAGAGAAGATTATTTAAGGCTTCACAGAAAAATTGCTCCTTATAAGATTTCCATTGCCTTGAATATAGGAA aagaaTCAATCAATGGTGGTCCTTTGTGTAAACTGGCGAGTTATCTGTACCAGAGACTAGAGACGAACAACATCTCAACATGGCTACCGGATTTTTCTCTTCCATTGGATATGCag ATAAAAGAAGGCCTCCGTATGGGCGTCACTTACACAGCAATACTGGAAGAAAATACACTCAAATTCGGATTATTGACATTAATGAACAGTAGTACAACATTGACG GAACAAGCACACATAGCAGACTTATGCAAATATGCAGCTTTAATATCAGGAAGTCAAAAAGAAGTAGATTGTTTGAAGTAA